From Vigna unguiculata cultivar IT97K-499-35 chromosome 5, ASM411807v1, whole genome shotgun sequence, the proteins below share one genomic window:
- the LOC114184290 gene encoding protein TOO MANY MOUTHS → MTLCRLLLLQVLCCTLFLPSHVTAFTVIMSDSGVPSTLVDGPQTGFSMNQDGSRTDKREQEAVYDIMRATGNDWATNIPDVCRGRWHGIECMPDKANVFHVVSLSFGALSDDTAFPTCDPTRSVISPSITRLPHLRTLFFYRCFSYNPQPIPSFLGLLGPTLQTLVLRENGHIGPIPVELGNLTRLKVLDLHKNNLNGSVPLSLGRITGLRSLDLSANKLTGSIPGFSFPSLNVLDLSQNLLMGPIPSSLWDCHSLIKLDCSRNRLAGPLPEKPMSLKDLMLLDLSYNRLQGPFPESIKSLSSLQALILKGNPMGSTTMIPSDGFDGMKALMIVVLSNMNLHGPVPESLGKLRNLRVLHLDGNHLNGSIPKSFGDLRNLSELRLNDNGLSGLVPFEREMVWRMKRKLKLNNNSGLCYDARSGLGDTMDSTFDLGIGSCDTESTTPDSVTTHQQHLSMSFPTPTPTHFTSHGVKPLTSSLPLPIFLLFTIIFLYVNK, encoded by the coding sequence ATGACTCTCTGTCGTCTTCTTCTCCTACAAGTACTATGTTGCACGCTGTTTTTGCCGTCTCATGTAACGGCATTCACGGTGATCATGTCAGACTCCGGCGTGCCGTCAACCCTGGTAGACGGTCCACAGACGGGGTTTTCCATGAACCAAGACGGTTCCCGAACGGATAAACGAGAGCAAGAGGCGGTGTACGACATCATGAGAGCCACCGGAAACGACTGGGCCACCAACATCCCCGACGTGTGCCGCGGTCGCTGGCACGGCATCGAGTGCATGCCCGACAAGGCCAACGTTTTCCACGTGGTGTCTCTTTCGTTCGGAGCACTCTCCGACGACACCGCTTTTCCGACATGCGACCCGACCCGCTCCGTTATCTCACCCTCCATCACACGCCTTCCCCACCTCAGGACCTTGTTCTTTTACCGTTGCTTCAGTTACAACCCTCAGCCCATCCCATCCTTCTTGGGCCTGTTGGGCCCAACCTTGCAAACCTTAGTCCTCAGAGAAAACGGCCACATTGGGCCCATTCCCGTTGAATTGGGCAACCTTACTCGTTTGAAGGTCCTGGACCTTCACAAAAACAACCTCAACGGCTCCGTACCCCTCTCATTGGGCCGGATCACAGGTTTAAGGTCTTTGGATTTGAGCGCCAACAAATTAACCGGTTCCATACCCGGTTTCAGTTTCCCTTCTTTAAACGTGTTGGACCTCAGCCAGAATCTTTTGATGGGCCCAATTCCTTCTTCTCTATGGGACTGTCATTCTCTCATCAAATTGGATTGCAGCCGCAACCGCCTCGCGGGCCCGTTGCCGGAGAAGCCCATGAGCCTGAAAGACCTTATGCTTTTGGATTTAAGCTACAACCGTCTGCAAGGCCCATTTCCGGAGTCAATCAAAAGCCTGAGTTCGCTTCAGGCTTTGATCCTCAAAGGAAACCCAATGGGCTCGACTACGATGATACCCAGTGATGGGTTTGATGGCATGAAAGCCCTGATGATTGTGGTTTTGTCGAACATGAATTTGCATGGGCCGGTGCCCGAATCACTGGGGAAGTTGCGGAACCTTCGCGTGCTTCATCTGGATGGGAACCACTTGAATGGGTCAATTCCGAAGAGTTTCGGGGATTTGAGAAACCTTAGTGAACTTAGGCTGAACGATAATGGGCTTAGTGGGCTTGTGCCATTCGAGAGGGAAATGGTTTGGAGAATGAAAAGAAAGCTGAAACTGAACAATAATTCAGGGCTTTGCTACGATGCACGCAGTGGTTTGGGAGATACCATGGACTCCACCTTCGATTTAGGTATTGGTTCGTGTGACACAGAATCTACGACTCCAGATTCCGTTACCACACACCAACAACATCTTTCAATGTCTTTCCCGACACCAACACCAACACATTTCACATCACACGGTGTGAAACCTCTTACATCATCACTCCCACTACCCATTTTTCTACTCTTTACTATCATTTTCTtgtatgtaaataaataa
- the LOC114185873 gene encoding PTI1-like tyrosine-protein kinase At3g15890 — MAFCPIFCCGNGSDRKGRGKKQPPWRVFSLKELHSATNNFNYDNKLGEGGFGSVYWGQLWDGSQIAVKRLKVWSNKADMEFAVEVEILARVRHKNLLSLRGYCAEGQERLIVYDYMPNLSLLSHLHGQHSAESLLDWSRRMNIAIGSAEGIAYLHHQSTPHIIHRDIKASNVLLDSDFQARVADFGFAKLIPDGATHVTTRVKGTLGYLAPEYAMLGKANESCDVFSFGILLLELASGKKPLEKLSSTVKRSINDWALPLACEKKFSEMADPKLEGNYVEEELKRVVLIALLCAQNQPEKRPTILEVVELLKGESKVKLIQLENNEIFNNPPAAGHTDDETFAAEGSSDFISEEKESKPELEEKTGP, encoded by the exons ATGGCTTTTTGCCCAATCTTTTGTTGCGGAAATGGTTCGGATCG AAAAGGAAGAGGGAAGAAGCAACCTCCATGGAGGGTGTTTTCTTTGAAGGAACTGCACTCAGCTACTAATAATTTCAACTATGATAACAAGCTTGGAGAAGGGGGATTTGGCAGTGTGTACTGGGGCCAGCTTTGGGATGGATCGCAA ATTGCAGTGAAAAGATTGAAAGTTTGGAGCAACAAAGCAGACATGGAATTTGCTGTTGAAGTTGAGATATTGGCCAGAGTCCGTCACAAGAATCTTCTCAGTCTACGTGGCTATTGTGCTGAAGGTCAGGAACGGTTAATTGTATACGATTATATGCCGAATTTGAGCTTGCTCTCTCATCTTCATGGACAGCACTCAGCAGAATCCCTTCTTGATTGGAGCCGGCGGATGAACATCGCAATTGGATCTGCTGAGGGAATTGC ATATCTTCACCACCAGTCAACACCACACATCATCCACAGAGATATCAAGGCAAGCAATGTGTTGTTGGATTCAGATTTCCAGGCACGGGTTGCTGATTTTGGTTTTGCAAAGTTGATTCCTGATGGGGCAACGCATGTGACCACAAGAGTTAAGGGCACCCTCGGGTATCTTGCACCGGAATATGCTATGCTAGGTAAAGCAAATGAGAGTTGTGATGTCTTCAGTTTTGGAATTCTTCTTCTAGAACTTGCCAGTGGCAAAAAACCACTTGAAAAACTTAGTTCTACGGTGAAGAGATCGATAAATGATTGGGCACTGCCATTAGCTTGTGAGAAGAAGTTTAGTGAAATGGCAGATCCAAAACTGGAGGGTAACTATGTGGAGGAAGAGCTTAAAAGAGTTGTTTTGATTGCTCTATTGTGTGCTCAGAATCAACCAGAGAAGAGGCCCACAATACTTGAGGTTGTGGAACTACTGAAGGGAGAATCCAAAGTTAAGTTAATTCAGCTGgaaaataatgaaatctttAACAACCCTCCAGCTGCAGGACATACTGATGATGAGACATTTGCAGCTGAAGGAAGTTCCGATTTCATCTCAGAAGAGAAAGAATCAAAACCCGAGTTGGAAGAGAAAACTGGGCCATGA
- the LOC114183722 gene encoding SNF1-related protein kinase regulatory subunit gamma-like PV42a produces the protein MLVPYFPIYTNLCTKNNLLCCSRRKIEAMQEVKEAKQGGGATMQESGSVRLKEKKVKDMMVDRKRLVEVPYTASLAQTMNTLVANKIVAVPVAAPPGQWIGAGGSMIVESDKQTGAVRKHYIGMVTMLDIVAHIAGDDHLSGGDNITQDLDQRMSDPVSSIIGHSFEGLSLWTLNPNTSMLDCMEVFSKGVHRAMVPIDGQEENVAASGVELAESASSYQMVTQMDMLRFLHGRAAELHSILSRSVQDLGADTVQIYAITDRTKLVHAIKCLKAAMLNAVPIVRASDVGEDDHKQLINGRCRKLIGTFSATDLRGCHITSLKSWLGISALAFTEEVESSPLYSSESEMQNRGSCRKELVTCYGESALCEVIEKAVSNHVHRVWVVDQEGLLVGVVSLTDVIRVIRHSLLSESKDE, from the exons ATGCTTGTTCCGTATTTTCCGATCTATACCAATCTTTGCACTAAGAACAATTTGTTGTGTTGTAGCAGAAGGAAAATCGAAGCTATGCAGGAGGTGAAAGAAGCGAAACAAGGTGGTGGAGCCACCATGCAAGAAAGTGGAAGTGTGAGACTAAAGGAGAAGAAGGTGAAGGACATGATGGTGGATAGGAAGAGGCTAGTGGAGGTGCCGTACACGGCGTCGCTGGCCCAAACAATGAATACCCTGGTGGCGAACAAGATTGTGGCGGTGCCGGTGGCGGCGCCGCCGGGGCAGTGGATCGGAGCCGGAGGGTCGATGATCGTAGAGTCCGATAAGCAAACCGGTGCCGTGAGGAAACATTACATAGGAATGGTGACTATGCTTGATATCGTGGCCCACATAGCCGGTGATGACCACTTGAGCGGTGGTGATAACATCACCCAAGATCTTGATCAAAGGATGTCTGATCCTGTTTCCTCCATCATTGGTCACTCCTTTGAAGGCCTTAGCTTGTGGACTCTGAATCCTAATACCag TATGTTAGATTGCATGGAAGTGTTCAGCAAAGGGGTGCATCGTGCTATGGTACCGATTGATGGGCAAGAAGAGAACGTGGCAGCATCTGGGGTGGAACTTGCAGAGTCTGCTTCTAGCTACCAAATGGTGACTCAGATGGACATGCTTAGGTTCTTGCATGGTCGTGCTGCTGAACTACACAGCATTTTATCACGTTCTGTGCAGGATTTGGGGGCTGACACAGTGCAGATTTATGCCATCACTGACAGAACAAAACTTGTTCATGCCATAAAGTGCTTGAAGGCAGCTATGTTAAACGCTGTTCCTATTGTTAGAGCTAGTGATGTTGGTGAAGATGATCACAAGCAGCTTATAAAT GGAAGATGCAGGAAGCTGATTGGTACATTTTCTGCGACTGATTTGAGGGGATGCCACATAACCTCGCTAAAATCATGGTTGGGAATAAGTGCACTGGCATTCACTGAAGAAGTTGAATCAAGTCCATTGTACAGTAGTGAGTCAGAGATGCAGAATAGAGGGTCCTGCAGAAAGGAGCTTGTGACATGCTATGGTGAATCAGCTTTGTGTGAGGTGATTGAGAAGGCTGTGAGTAATCATGTTCATCGAGTTTGGGTGGTGGATCAAGAGGGTTTGCTTGTGGGGGTTGTGTCTCTTACAGATGTAATTAGAGTTATAAGGCATTCTCTGCTATCAGAGTCAAAGGATGAGTGA
- the LOC114186239 gene encoding pseudo histidine-containing phosphotransfer protein 6-like — MLGFGADLLWADMNRLLAFLFHQGVLDEQFLQLQQLQDEASPNFVSEVVNIYFHESEKLLNNLRGLLMEKELSDYKKIGIHLNQFMGSSSSIGAKRVTNICVAFRAATDQSNRAGCLRALEMLEHEYCYLKNKLHELFQIEQQRALVAGVRYPVQNQ; from the exons ATGCTTGGTTTCGGTGCGGACCTCTTGTGGGCCGACATGAACCGTcttcttgcttttcttttccACCAG GGAGTGTTGGATGAACAATTTTTGCAGCTTCAACAGCTGCAAGATGAGGCTTCTCCAAACTTCGTCTCTGAGGTGGTCAACATTTATTTTCACGAGTCCGAGAAACTACTCAACAATCTCAGAGGATTGCT AATGGAGAAGGAGTTATCAGACTACAAGAAAATTGGAATCCATTTGAATCAGTTCATGGGTAGCAGCTCAAGCATTGGTGCGAAGAGAGTCACAAACATTTGCGTTGCATTTCGTGCTGCTACAGACCAGAGCAACCGTGCAGG ATGCTTGCGAGCGTTGGAGATGCTGGAGCATGAATATTGTTATCTCAAGAACAAGTTGCATGAATTGTTCCAA ATAGAGCAGCAACGTGCTTTGGTCGCTGGAGTGAGATACCCAGTGCAGAACCAATAA